In a genomic window of Phragmites australis chromosome 14, lpPhrAust1.1, whole genome shotgun sequence:
- the LOC133891798 gene encoding transcription factor MYB30-like: MVRPPCCDKEGVKKGPWTPEEDLVLVSYIQEHGPGNWRAVPTRTGLIRCSKSCRLRWTNYLRPGIKRGNFTDQEEKLIVHLQALLGNRWAAIASYLPERTDNDIKNYWNTHLKRKLQSGSDAAAKPPAHRPPSSSKGQWEKRLQTDINMARRALREALTPLDDVKPQQPDAAGAGIVGGDSPESSSSGASLCSPSAAGQYVLSTDNISRMLDGWASRKGRRGGSGPGTPGGAESASGCSEASEVSYGGAAVVSAAPAKGAPLFEYGTQPTVAAQQTQLTAIESWLLDDDSNYHHVQSGSLLDVAMDYPF, translated from the exons ATGGTGAGGCCACCGTGCTGCGACAAGGAGGGCGTCAAGAAGGGGCCGTGGACGCCGGAGGAGGACCTCGTCCTCGTCTCCTACATCCAGGAGCACGGCCCCGGAAACTGGCGCGCCGTCCCAACCAGAACCG GGCTGATACGATGTAGCAAGAGCTGCCGGCTGCGGTGGACCAACTACCTCCGGCCGGGCATCAAGCGCGGCAATTTCACCGACCAGGAGGAGAAGCTCATCGTCCACCTCCAGGCTCTCCTCGGCAACAG GTGGGCGGCGATCGCGTCGTACCTGCCGGAGCGGACggacaacgacatcaagaactACTGGAACACGCACCTCAAGCGTAAGCTGCAGAGCGGCAGCGACGCGGCGGCCAAGCCGCCGGCGCACAGGCCGCCGTCGTCGTCCAAGGGGCAGTGGGAGAAGAGGCTGCAGACGGACATCAACATGGCGCGCCGCGCGCTGCGCGAGGCCTTGACGCCGCTAGACGACGTCAAGCCGCAGCAGCCCGACGCAGCAGGCGCGGGGATCGTCGGCGGCGACAGCCCGGAGTCGAGCTCGTCGGGCGCGTCGCTGTGCTCCCCCTCGGCGGCGGGGCAGTACGTCCTGTCCACGGACAACATCTCGCGGATGCTGGACGGGTGGGCCAGCAGGAAGGGGCGCCGAGGCGGCAGCGGTCCGGGCACGCCCGGCGGGGCGGAGAGCGCGTCCGGGTGCTCGGAGGCATCGGAGGTGTCGTACGGTGGCGCCGCCGTCGTGTCTGCGGCGCCGGCCAAGGGTGCGCCACTGTTCGAGTACGGGACGCAGCCGACCGTGGCGGCTCAGCAGACGCAGCTAACCGCAATCGAGTCGTGGCTTTTGGACGACGACAGCAACTACCACCATGTCCAGAGCGGCAGCCTGCTTGACGTCGCCATGGATTACCCTTTCTAG